From Thalassotalea euphylliae, the proteins below share one genomic window:
- the atpD gene encoding F0F1 ATP synthase subunit beta: MSTGKVVQIIGAVVDVEFPQDAVPQVYDALTVTEGDLSGLVLEVQQQLGGGVVRAIAMGSSDGLRRGLNVENTGNNIQVPVGTATLGRIMNVLGEPIDEAGPIGEEERWSIHREAPSYEEQAAANELLETGIKVIDLVCPFAKGGKVGLFGGAGVGKTVNMMELIRNIAIEHSGYSVFAGVGERTREGNDFYHEMNDSNVLDKVSLVYGQMNEPPGNRLRVAMTGLTMAEKFRDEGRDVLFFVDNIYRYTLAGTEVSALLGRMPSAVGYQPTLAEEMGVLQERITSTKQGSITSIQAVYVPADDLTDPSPATTFAHLDATVVLSRDIAAQGIYPAIDPLDSSSRQLDPLVVGNEHYEIARGVQTTLQRYKELKDIIAILGMDELSEEDKQTVDRARKIQRFLSQPFFVAEVFTGSPGKYVSLKDTIAGFKGILAGEYDELPEQAFYMVGSIEEAVEKAKSM; the protein is encoded by the coding sequence ATGAGTACAGGTAAAGTCGTCCAAATCATTGGCGCAGTTGTGGATGTAGAATTCCCACAAGATGCTGTACCTCAGGTATATGACGCGTTAACAGTAACTGAAGGTGACCTTTCAGGCTTAGTACTAGAAGTACAACAGCAATTAGGCGGTGGCGTAGTACGTGCAATCGCTATGGGTTCATCTGACGGTTTGCGTCGTGGTCTGAACGTAGAAAACACAGGTAATAACATCCAAGTTCCAGTAGGTACTGCAACTTTGGGTCGTATTATGAACGTATTGGGTGAGCCAATTGATGAAGCTGGCCCAATCGGTGAAGAAGAAAGATGGTCTATCCACCGTGAAGCGCCTTCATACGAAGAGCAAGCAGCGGCTAACGAATTGTTAGAGACTGGTATTAAAGTAATCGACTTAGTATGTCCATTCGCTAAGGGTGGTAAAGTTGGTTTATTCGGTGGTGCTGGTGTTGGTAAAACCGTCAACATGATGGAACTTATCCGTAACATCGCGATCGAGCACAGTGGTTACTCAGTATTCGCTGGTGTTGGTGAGCGTACTCGTGAGGGTAACGATTTCTACCATGAAATGAACGATTCAAACGTACTTGATAAAGTATCGCTTGTCTACGGTCAAATGAATGAGCCACCGGGTAACCGTCTTCGTGTTGCGATGACCGGTCTTACCATGGCTGAGAAATTCCGTGACGAAGGTCGTGACGTATTATTCTTCGTTGATAACATCTACCGTTACACACTAGCGGGTACAGAGGTATCAGCACTTCTAGGTCGTATGCCATCAGCGGTAGGTTACCAACCGACACTTGCTGAGGAAATGGGTGTACTGCAAGAGCGTATTACGTCAACTAAGCAAGGTTCAATCACTTCAATCCAAGCGGTATACGTACCTGCGGATGACTTGACTGACCCTAGCCCAGCAACAACGTTCGCTCACTTAGATGCAACAGTTGTACTTTCTCGTGACATCGCTGCCCAAGGTATCTACCCAGCTATCGATCCACTTGACTCTTCATCGCGTCAATTAGATCCATTAGTAGTAGGTAACGAGCACTACGAAATTGCACGTGGCGTTCAAACCACACTACAGCGTTACAAAGAACTTAAAGATATCATCGCAATCTTAGGTATGGACGAGCTTTCTGAAGAAGATAAGCAAACCGTTGACCGTGCTCGTAAGATCCAGCGTTTCTTATCTCAACCGTTCTTCGTTGCTGAGGTATTCACGGGTTCTCCAGGTAAGTACGTATCGCTTAAAGACACAATTGCTGGCTTTAAAGGTATTCTTGCTGGCGAATATGATGAATTACCAGAGCAAGCGTTCTACATGGTTGGTTCAATCGAAGAAGCTGTAGAGAAAGCTAAATCAATGTAA
- the atpG gene encoding F0F1 ATP synthase subunit gamma → MSGAKEIKSKIGSVQNTQKITSAMEMVAASKMRKAQDAMAASRPYAENMRNVIGHIARGNLEYRHPYMEEREVKRVGYIVVSTDRGLCGGLNINLFKQVLADAGKWQSEGAEVEFAVVGSKATAFFNNMGAKVSAQISGLGDRPSVTDLVGSVRVMLDAYDNGEIDKLFVVYNKFVNTMTQQPTIDQLLPLPKSDDDEIKHRWDYVYEPDAQVLLDQLLVRYTESQVYQGVVENLACEQAARMVAMKAATDNAGDLIGELQLVYNKARQASITQELSEICAGAAAV, encoded by the coding sequence ATGTCCGGCGCTAAAGAGATAAAATCGAAGATTGGAAGCGTACAAAATACGCAGAAGATCACCAGCGCAATGGAAATGGTTGCAGCCAGTAAAATGCGTAAAGCGCAAGATGCTATGGCTGCCTCTCGTCCATACGCTGAAAATATGCGAAATGTGATCGGTCACATCGCGCGAGGTAACTTAGAATACCGCCATCCATATATGGAAGAGCGTGAAGTTAAGCGCGTAGGCTATATCGTTGTCTCCACTGACCGTGGTCTTTGTGGCGGCTTGAACATTAATTTATTCAAGCAAGTACTTGCTGATGCTGGTAAATGGCAATCAGAAGGCGCTGAAGTTGAATTTGCAGTTGTTGGCTCAAAAGCCACGGCGTTCTTCAACAACATGGGCGCTAAAGTATCGGCACAAATTTCTGGTCTAGGTGATCGTCCTTCAGTTACTGACCTAGTGGGTTCAGTACGCGTAATGTTGGACGCATACGACAATGGCGAAATTGACAAGCTGTTCGTGGTTTACAACAAGTTTGTAAACACCATGACGCAGCAGCCGACAATCGATCAACTTTTACCTTTGCCTAAGTCAGATGATGACGAAATTAAACACCGTTGGGATTACGTTTACGAGCCAGACGCTCAAGTATTACTTGATCAGCTATTAGTTCGTTACACGGAATCGCAAGTGTACCAAGGTGTGGTTGAGAACCTAGCATGTGAGCAAGCTGCTCGTATGGTTGCGATGAAAGCCGCAACTGACAATGCTGGTGACTTAATCGGTGAACTTCAATTGGTATACAACAAGGCACGTCAAGCAAGTATCACCCAAGAATTGAGTGAGATTTGTGCCGGTGCGGCCGCGGTTTAA
- the atpA gene encoding F0F1 ATP synthase subunit alpha — protein MQLNSTEIAELIKKRIEQFDVVSEARNEGTIVSVTDGIIRIHGLADVMQGEMIELPGNRYAIALNLERDSVGAVVMGPYADLAEGVKVKGTGRILEVPVGRGLLGRVVNTLGEPIDGKGPIDNDGFAPIEVVAPGVIDRKSVDEPVQTGIKSIDSMIPIGRGQRELIIGDRQVGKSAIALDAIINQKNTGIKSIYVAVGQKASTVANVVRALEEHGALENTIVVVASASEAAALQYLAPYSGCTMGEYFRDRGEDALIVYDDLSKQAVAYRQISLLLRRPPGREAYPGDVFYLHSRLLERAARVNEAYVERFTNGEVKGQTGSLTALPIIETQAGDVSAFVPTNVISITDGQIFLESNLFNSGIRPAVNAGISVSRVGGAAQTKIIKKLGGGIRLALAQYAELAAFAQFASDLDDATRAQLEHGQRVTELMKQKQFSPLSVAETAVSLFAAEKGYLNDVAINKVVDFEAALLSYVNNEQAELMATINEKGDYNKDIEAGLVKALDTFKSTQTW, from the coding sequence ATGCAACTGAATTCCACTGAAATCGCCGAACTGATCAAAAAACGTATTGAACAGTTTGACGTAGTTAGTGAAGCTCGTAACGAAGGTACTATCGTTTCTGTAACTGACGGTATCATTCGCATCCACGGTCTTGCTGATGTAATGCAAGGTGAGATGATCGAACTTCCTGGCAACCGCTACGCAATCGCGCTTAACCTTGAGCGTGATTCAGTAGGTGCGGTTGTGATGGGTCCTTACGCAGACCTAGCAGAAGGCGTAAAAGTTAAAGGTACTGGCCGTATTTTGGAAGTACCAGTAGGTCGTGGTCTTTTAGGCCGCGTAGTTAACACTCTAGGTGAGCCGATTGACGGTAAAGGTCCAATCGACAACGATGGTTTCGCACCAATCGAAGTAGTCGCACCAGGTGTTATCGATCGTAAGTCTGTTGATGAGCCAGTACAAACGGGTATCAAATCAATTGACTCAATGATTCCAATCGGTCGTGGTCAACGTGAGCTTATCATCGGTGACCGTCAGGTAGGTAAATCAGCGATCGCACTAGATGCAATCATTAACCAGAAGAACACGGGTATTAAGTCAATCTACGTAGCTGTTGGTCAAAAAGCATCAACCGTTGCTAACGTAGTACGTGCCTTAGAAGAGCACGGCGCATTAGAAAACACTATCGTAGTTGTTGCCTCTGCGTCAGAAGCTGCTGCACTTCAGTACTTAGCACCATACTCTGGTTGTACTATGGGTGAATACTTCCGTGACCGCGGTGAAGATGCGTTGATCGTCTATGATGATTTGTCTAAGCAAGCTGTTGCTTACCGTCAAATTTCATTGCTACTTCGTCGTCCACCAGGTCGTGAAGCTTACCCAGGTGACGTTTTCTACTTGCACTCACGTCTACTAGAGCGTGCAGCGCGTGTAAACGAAGCTTATGTTGAGCGTTTCACTAACGGTGAAGTTAAGGGCCAAACCGGTTCATTAACTGCACTACCAATTATCGAAACACAAGCGGGTGACGTTTCTGCTTTCGTACCAACCAACGTAATCTCAATTACCGATGGTCAGATCTTCCTAGAGTCGAACTTATTCAACTCAGGTATTCGTCCAGCGGTTAACGCAGGTATCTCGGTATCTCGTGTTGGTGGTGCTGCACAAACTAAGATCATCAAGAAGCTTGGTGGTGGTATCCGTTTAGCATTAGCTCAATACGCAGAATTAGCAGCCTTTGCTCAATTCGCTTCTGATCTTGACGATGCAACTCGTGCCCAATTAGAGCACGGTCAGCGCGTTACTGAATTGATGAAGCAAAAGCAATTCAGCCCGCTATCTGTTGCTGAGACAGCTGTATCACTATTTGCTGCTGAAAAAGGCTACTTAAACGATGTTGCAATCAACAAAGTGGTAGATTTTGAAGCTGCATTGTTGTCTTACGTCAACAACGAGCAAGCTGAGTTGATGGCTACTATCAACGAGAAAGGCGACTATAACAAAGATATTGAAGCAGGTTTGGTTAAAGCACTTGATACATTCAAGTCTACGCAAACTTGGTAA
- the atpH gene encoding F0F1 ATP synthase subunit delta, whose protein sequence is MSELTTIARPYAKAAFEFAVEAKVVESWLEMLVFAAEVSKNDTITGYLSGNASVEQAKEIFLGVCGEQLNEQGQNLIKVMAENERLLVLPQVAEQFAALKAEFDKEVTVDVSSAVELSADQQSNISAALEKRLARKVKLNCVVDATIVSGLIIKADDMVIDGSIRGKLDRLATTMQS, encoded by the coding sequence ATGTCTGAATTGACAACTATCGCTCGCCCTTACGCTAAAGCAGCGTTCGAATTTGCTGTTGAAGCTAAAGTGGTTGAAAGCTGGTTAGAAATGCTAGTGTTTGCTGCCGAAGTTTCGAAAAATGACACCATCACTGGCTACCTTTCTGGTAACGCGTCAGTCGAACAAGCGAAGGAAATTTTCCTTGGCGTTTGTGGTGAACAGCTAAATGAACAAGGCCAAAACCTAATCAAGGTAATGGCGGAGAACGAACGTCTGTTGGTGCTACCTCAAGTTGCTGAACAATTCGCTGCCCTAAAGGCAGAGTTTGATAAAGAAGTAACTGTCGATGTGTCGTCTGCTGTTGAATTATCAGCTGACCAACAATCAAACATTAGCGCCGCGCTTGAAAAGCGTTTGGCTCGTAAAGTGAAGCTTAATTGTGTTGTTGACGCAACTATCGTGTCTGGCTTGATCATCAAGGCCGACGACATGGTAATTGACGGGTCTATTCGAGGTAAATTAGACCGTTTAGCAACAACAATGCAATCTTAA
- the atpF gene encoding F0F1 ATP synthase subunit B: MNVNVTFISEMIAFVVFVLFCMKFVWPPLIGAIEARQKTIADGLAASDRAAKDLALAQEKATAQLKEAKAQAAEIIEAAKKREAQMIDEAAEKAQAEREKIIASGHAEIESERNRATEELRQQVSALAVAGAEKILERSIDAAAHSDILDKLVAEL; this comes from the coding sequence ATGAACGTTAATGTCACTTTTATCAGTGAAATGATCGCATTTGTCGTATTCGTTCTTTTCTGCATGAAATTCGTATGGCCACCACTGATTGGTGCTATCGAAGCTCGTCAGAAAACTATTGCAGACGGCTTAGCCGCTTCTGACCGTGCAGCGAAAGATCTTGCTCTAGCGCAAGAGAAAGCGACGGCTCAACTTAAAGAAGCGAAAGCGCAAGCTGCTGAAATCATTGAAGCTGCGAAAAAACGCGAAGCGCAAATGATTGATGAAGCAGCGGAAAAAGCACAAGCAGAGCGCGAAAAAATTATCGCGTCTGGTCATGCAGAAATTGAGTCTGAGCGCAATCGTGCAACAGAAGAGCTACGTCAGCAAGTGTCTGCGTTAGCTGTTGCCGGTGCCGAGAAAATTCTCGAGCGTTCAATTGATGCCGCTGCTCACAGCGACATCTTAGATAAATTAGTCGCTGAACTTTAA
- the atpE gene encoding F0F1 ATP synthase subunit C, whose amino-acid sequence MENLGLLYVAAALLIGLGALGTAIGFGLLGGKFLESAARQPELAPQLQVKMFIVAGLIDAIAIIGVAMGLYILFVKIG is encoded by the coding sequence ATGGAAAACTTAGGTTTACTATATGTAGCAGCTGCGTTACTTATCGGCTTAGGTGCATTAGGTACAGCGATCGGTTTTGGTCTTTTAGGTGGTAAATTCCTAGAGTCTGCTGCTCGTCAACCTGAACTAGCACCACAGTTACAAGTTAAAATGTTCATCGTTGCTGGTCTAATCGATGCGATTGCAATCATTGGTGTTGCAATGGGTCTATACATCCTATTCGTTAAAATTGGCTAA
- the atpB gene encoding F0F1 ATP synthase subunit A — translation MASSAEITSQEYISHHLTNAKMCMTDDGIGFNYSCADAGFWTLHIDTLGWSVFLGLVFLYIFRSVAKKAEAGVPGKLQCAVEMIVEFVEDSVKSSFHGKNPVIAPLALTIFVWVLLMNAMDWVPVDLIPTVAGLIGVDYIKSVPTTDINMTLALALGVFWLILYYSVKVKGIGGFIKELSVQPFGHWTLYPVNFVLEVVTLLARPLSLALRLFGNLYAGELIFILIATMGVWQIFGPHFLWAAFHLLVIPLQAFIFMTLTIVYLSLAHEDH, via the coding sequence ATGGCTTCCAGTGCTGAAATTACCAGCCAAGAATATATTAGCCACCATTTAACTAATGCGAAAATGTGTATGACCGATGACGGTATTGGCTTCAACTACAGTTGTGCCGATGCAGGTTTCTGGACACTTCACATTGATACATTAGGTTGGTCGGTATTCTTAGGTTTGGTGTTCTTATACATCTTCCGTTCTGTTGCGAAAAAAGCTGAGGCTGGCGTGCCAGGTAAGCTGCAATGTGCAGTTGAGATGATCGTTGAATTCGTTGAAGACAGCGTAAAAAGCTCGTTTCACGGTAAAAACCCGGTAATTGCCCCATTAGCATTAACAATATTCGTTTGGGTATTATTAATGAACGCGATGGACTGGGTGCCAGTCGATTTAATTCCAACCGTTGCCGGCTTAATTGGTGTTGATTACATCAAGTCAGTACCGACAACTGATATCAATATGACCTTAGCCTTAGCATTAGGCGTATTCTGGCTAATTCTTTACTACTCAGTGAAAGTGAAAGGTATTGGGGGTTTTATCAAAGAGTTGAGTGTTCAACCTTTCGGCCACTGGACACTTTACCCGGTCAACTTTGTACTTGAAGTGGTGACCTTACTGGCGCGTCCGCTGTCATTAGCCTTGCGTTTATTCGGTAACTTATATGCAGGTGAATTGATCTTTATCTTGATCGCCACTATGGGGGTCTGGCAAATCTTTGGTCCGCATTTCTTATGGGCGGCGTTCCACTTATTAGTTATCCCATTACAAGCATTTATATTTATGACGCTAACCATCGTTTACTTGAGTTTAGCGCACGAAGATCACTAG
- a CDS encoding ATP synthase subunit I has protein sequence MNQLVKPGRKLSRQQLICATTLTLVAAVMIYFNWGLSHALSALAGGCIGIIPNFVFALYAFRYAGASANRKVMDAFFRGAKIKLGLTAILFALAFKFLVIIPVPFFGAFCLAVFSSLLTPMFLKFKL, from the coding sequence GTGAATCAGTTGGTTAAGCCGGGCCGAAAATTATCGCGGCAACAATTGATTTGTGCAACGACGCTAACCTTAGTTGCTGCCGTAATGATTTATTTCAATTGGGGGTTAAGTCATGCCCTGTCAGCCTTAGCTGGTGGTTGTATTGGCATAATCCCTAATTTTGTATTTGCGCTCTACGCCTTTAGGTATGCGGGAGCTAGCGCCAATCGCAAAGTAATGGATGCATTCTTTCGCGGCGCAAAAATAAAATTGGGTTTAACCGCGATTCTGTTTGCACTAGCCTTCAAGTTTTTAGTGATTATACCGGTACCCTTTTTTGGCGCATTTTGTTTAGCAGTGTTTAGCTCACTGTTAACGCCCATGTTTTTAAAATTTAAACTTTAA